A DNA window from Danio aesculapii chromosome 1, fDanAes4.1, whole genome shotgun sequence contains the following coding sequences:
- the LOC130222998 gene encoding GTPase IMAP family member 8-like, translating to MASGYKGNETDVKILLLGASGAGKSSMGNAILGREAFKGSRTRESEIQRGRVEDRNISIIDTPGFFNTHLTAEELQNEMMKSLYLCYPGPHVFLLIINLENFTDDHRNIGQTILDNFGPQVLKFTMVLFSGREKMTNRKWKLLMESRKFQDTVGQCGGKYHAINSKNDIIPTHIRKLLEKIDEILKQNDGQHYDIDIRLKTPMKTRKEKMKQENENAVQKKQEQKKVVQETFHMHTVKEKSTTNVTEKRDCVTYVTKIERMEVNRYSRVLPEDKYDEEMVGKHSKSRRNSFDNIRKQEKCRKGNGTDKQDQKKQHIADERHTFQTESKQKEHNKPGECTDLRIVMVGKTGAGKSATGNTILRRKVFKEELSAKSVTEKCQKHQREVSGRIISVIDTPGLCDTSISEEELKKEIEKCVYMSAPGPHVFLLVLRLDVRLTNEEKNTVKWIQENFGEEANGYTIILFTRGDQIKTSIKEFLANNEEMRALAEQCKGGYHVFNNTDEENRSQVSELLEKIESMLEENGGQFYTNEMFMEAQKQIEEEKKRQREEYERKKLEEEENIRADEKRRLINKALLSTGVAVSTGAAAVSGVSLSPVLLSGLAVAGGAALASASDGATLSEALMAGAAAAGNAALASITGETNLSSALNRGRRRESNYS from the exons GTAATGAAACTGATGTGAAGATTTTGCTGCTGGGAGCTTCTGGAGCTGGAAAGAGTTCAATGGGGAACGCAATACTGGGTCGAGAGGCGTTTAAAGGTAGCAGAACGAGAGAGAGCGAGATACAGAGAGGAAGAGTAGAAGACAGAAACATCTCGATCATCGACACTCCAGGATTCTTCAACACTCACCTGACTGCTGAAGAGCTGCAGAACGAAATGATGAAGAGTCTTTATCTCTGCTATCCTGGACCTCATGTGTTTCTGCTCATCATCAACCTGGAGAACTTCACAGACGACCACAGGAACATTGGGCAGACAATCCTGGACAACTTCGGTCCTCAAGTCTTGAAGTTCACAATGGTGCTGTTTAGTGGAAGAGAGAAAATGACAAACAGAAAATGGAAGCTCTTAATGGAAAGTAGAAAGTTTCAGGACACAGTCGGTCAATGCGGAGGTAAATATCACgcaatcaacagtaaaaatgacattattcccACTCACATCAGAAAGCTGCTGGAGAAGATTGATGAAATCCTCAAGCAGAATGATGGCCAGCATTACGACATTGATATTCGCTTAAAAACTCCAATGAAGACGAGAAAAGAAAAGATGAAACAAGAGAACGAAAATGCAGTGCAAAAGAAGCAAGAGCAGAAGAAAGTAGTGCAGGAGACATTTCATATGCACACTGTAAAGGAAAAGAGCACAACAAATGTGACTGAAAAGAGGGATTGTGTTACTTATGTGACTAAAATTGAGAGAATGGAAGTAAACAGATACTCTCGAGTTCTACCTGAAGATAAGTATGATGAAGAGATGGTGGGAAAACACTCAAAATCAAGGAGAAACTCTTTTGACAATATAAGAAAGCAGGAAAAATGCAGGAAAGGTAATGGCACAGACAAACAGGACCAGAAAAAACAACATATAGCGGACGAACGGCATACATTTCAAACAG AGTCCAAACAGAAAGAACACAACAAGCCTGGCGAATGCACAGATCTCAGGATCGTGATGGTGGGTAAAACCGGAGCCGGAAAGAGCGCCACAGGAAACACCATCCTGAGACGAAAAGTGTTCAAGGAAGAACTATCGGCTAAATCTGTGACCGAGAAATGCCAGAAGCACCAGCGGGAGGTGAGCGGCAGAATCATCTCCGTCATCGACACTCCAGGACTGTGTGATACGTCAATCAGCGAAGAAGAACTGAAGAAAGAAATCGAGAAATGCGTCTACATGTCTGCTCCTGGTCCTCACGTGTTTCTGCTGGTGCTCAGACTGGACGTCAGACTCACGAATGAAGAGAAAAACACGGTCAAATGGATCCAGGAGAACTTTGGAGAAGAAGCCAATGGATACACCATCATCCTCTTCACTAGAGGAGATCAGATTAAAACATCCATAAAGGAGTTTCTGGCAAATAACGAGGAGATGCGAGCACTAGCTGAACAGTGTAAAGGTGGATATCATGTCTTTAACAACACAGATGAAGAAAACAGATCTCAGGTCAGTGAGCTGCTGGAGAAGATCGAATCAATGCTGGAGGAAAACGGAGGACAGTTTTACACCAATGAGATGTTCATGGAGGCTCAGAAACAAATAGAGGAAGAAAAAAAGCGGCAGAGAGAGGAATACGAGAGAAAGAAGCTGGAGGAGGAGGAAAATATAAGGGCGGATGAGAAAAGGAGATTGATAAATAAAGCTCTGTTGTCGACGGGTGTAGCAGTGAGCACCGGAGCCGCAGCTGTTTCAGGAGTGAGTTTGAGTCCAGTTTTACTCTCAGGGCTCGCAGTGGCCGGAGGAGCAGCTTTAGCCTCCGCTTCTGATGGAGCGACGCTTTCTGAAGCTTTAATGGCAGGAGCTGCAGCCGCTGGGAATGCTGCGCTCGCCTCCATCACTGGAGAAACTAATCTGTCTTCAGCTTTAAACAGAGGCCGGAGGAGGGAATCAAACTACAGTTAA